The following proteins come from a genomic window of Pedobacter faecalis:
- a CDS encoding RNA polymerase sigma factor: protein MMQHYKSYNDQELVQLMQTGDERVLMEIYNRYWDKMLAVAFNRLGSLEEAEECVQDVLYKLWKLRKDFSLVKIELGNYLARSIRNQAFNIIDRRYRERTKSESYVPENDINILSPEREMIVRELQQQIDDSIKALPPQCQLVFRLSRQQGFSNREIAEQLDISENTVKSHLKKADRDIQGNIEFLIAAAIICAYFQK, encoded by the coding sequence ATGATGCAACATTACAAGTCATATAACGATCAGGAGTTGGTGCAACTTATGCAAACGGGCGACGAACGGGTGTTGATGGAGATCTATAATCGTTACTGGGATAAGATGCTCGCTGTCGCATTTAATCGTTTGGGTAGTCTGGAGGAGGCCGAAGAGTGTGTTCAGGACGTCCTTTATAAGTTATGGAAGCTGCGTAAGGATTTTTCGCTGGTTAAAATTGAGCTTGGCAATTACCTGGCGCGGAGTATACGCAACCAGGCTTTTAATATCATAGATCGCCGCTATCGCGAACGAACAAAGTCGGAAAGCTATGTGCCAGAAAACGATATCAATATACTTTCACCGGAACGTGAAATGATTGTCCGTGAACTGCAGCAGCAAATTGATGATTCAATCAAGGCGTTGCCTCCGCAATGTCAGCTGGTGTTCAGGCTTAGCCGGCAGCAAGGGTTTTCAAACCGGGAGATCGCGGAACAACTGGATATATCTGAGAACACCGTGAAGTCGCACCTCAAGAAAGCAGACCGCGATATACAGGGCAATATTGAGTTTCTTATTGCCGCAGCAATTATTTGTGCCTATTTTCAGAAATAA
- a CDS encoding FecR family protein, whose amino-acid sequence MSGNTDNIEQLVSKFERGTISESELQVLTNWYNSHDDESVIIPLKKQESREQIKSRVLTGLLYKIDPDRVRPRYQTLRWLAGVAAAIIVALGFWVVAEKEIFEHVQTKHAKMAIKPGGNRASLTLADGKTIELSTRQSGIVAGQQITYTDGEPITSFDGTANDGEVQYFTLHTPRGGTYKITLPDGTEVWLNAASKLKYPSRFATGGRLVELEGEAYFHVRPAYEGGKKIPFHVAAGKHQVEVLGTQFNINAYPEERTVKTTLIEGKVSVSDQQQRFVLRPDEQAVTGPDGTTIKQVNAGSYAAWRDGKFVFDGKTFEESFAEIERWYDLEVVYTDQVPEAELVGDAYRNQNIGLVLRVLKSAEIDYQLDVKRRQVLIKGMKKK is encoded by the coding sequence ATGTCCGGCAATACCGATAATATAGAACAATTAGTCAGCAAATTTGAGCGCGGCACGATCAGTGAATCGGAACTGCAGGTTCTGACCAATTGGTATAACAGTCACGATGACGAAAGTGTCATTATCCCCCTGAAAAAGCAGGAAAGCAGAGAACAGATAAAGTCGCGCGTTTTAACCGGTTTGTTATATAAAATAGATCCTGATCGTGTAAGGCCAAGATATCAGACGTTGCGCTGGCTGGCCGGAGTTGCGGCTGCAATTATTGTTGCTTTAGGGTTTTGGGTGGTAGCTGAGAAGGAAATATTTGAGCATGTGCAAACCAAACATGCCAAGATGGCCATTAAGCCGGGCGGCAACAGAGCCTCGCTAACACTTGCCGACGGAAAGACCATTGAATTGAGCACCAGACAGTCGGGCATTGTCGCCGGACAACAAATCACCTACACAGACGGTGAGCCCATAACGAGCTTTGACGGAACAGCAAATGACGGAGAGGTGCAGTATTTCACGTTGCACACGCCCCGGGGCGGAACATATAAAATTACCTTGCCTGATGGTACAGAGGTGTGGCTGAACGCCGCATCTAAACTCAAATATCCGTCGCGGTTTGCAACCGGGGGACGGCTTGTCGAGTTGGAAGGCGAAGCCTACTTCCATGTCAGGCCGGCTTATGAAGGCGGGAAGAAAATTCCTTTCCATGTAGCGGCGGGCAAGCATCAGGTAGAGGTACTGGGAACGCAGTTTAACATCAATGCATACCCGGAAGAAAGAACAGTTAAAACAACATTGATAGAAGGCAAAGTTTCGGTGAGCGATCAACAGCAGCGGTTTGTGCTCAGGCCGGATGAACAGGCGGTTACAGGGCCAGACGGAACCACCATAAAGCAGGTTAATGCCGGTAGTTACGCTGCGTGGCGTGATGGCAAATTTGTTTTCGACGGAAAGACATTCGAAGAAAGCTTCGCTGAAATAGAGCGATGGTATGATCTTGAAGTTGTCTACACCGATCAGGTTCCTGAAGCTGAGCTTGTGGGCGATGCTTACCGGAACCAGAACATCGGACTTGTACTCAGGGTGTTAAAGTCGGCCGAAATCGACTACCAGCTTGATGTAAAACGCAGACAGGTCCTTATTAAAGGCATGAAGAAAAAGTAA
- a CDS encoding SusC/RagA family TonB-linked outer membrane protein, whose translation MKTILCLLLTGFMTVSATTYSQQITLKGENIPFARVIEAIRKQSGYTVFGAKRLFDAAKPVTIDAKNMPVAQFLKRITENQPVEFTIEDRTISLTGKAEVAQVPTAIQQHTIRGIVRHAETKELMPGVTIGLKGTEIRTQTDGKGQYRLVIPVSDKKQTLVFSYVGMKRLELAYQKQEQLDVDLQPDENAMGEVVITGIYQRNREVHTGSSVTYKARDLQIVGNQNILQSLKTLDPSFAIVENNTFGSDPNRMPDIEIRGKSSVIGLTDEFASNPNQPLFILDGFESTLAIIADLSMDRVESITLLKDASATAIYGSKAANGVVVVETRRPTPGQLRVNYTLNGSVSYADLTDYNLMNAEEKLQFELLSGFYGLLNQDGNIILGANPASEANYYNRLKEVRRGVNTYWANEPLRTALTQRHTLFAEGGDASLRYSASFNYGLTKGVMEGSDRRATNGNIRLLYRKGNFSVNNSLSIDNVLANKESTPFSAFSRANPYYRKYDESGRVNKVLENFLAYGNSSLAPIYSPLYDQSNLNINQDESNGFTNNLEAEWRIAEPLRVRGRFGLRSLSTHGEIFRSPFNVGFENTDVLQRGTYDETNGKDINYDGDLSLTFGKLFSGKHMVNAVAGSRMQQYIRKESAFGVSGFIDDEFSNPNFALGYVAGQRAGYQESKRREASFFTNFGYAYDQRYLIDATMRSDGSSVYGSERQFSTIWSLGLGWNIHNEQLVKNSFNWINQLRLRGSVGNPGNQNFDDYISMRIYRYNNENRNPFGASTIISNMGNRNLQWQTTLDRNIGMDIAMGDNRFRLTADYFIKDTDPLLVFVSLPSSTGVSRVAQNIGGQVTRGFTVTSDYTLLRREQFNWRVNLNMRQLKAEYRKMGNQLSNFNETNRSRNLVRYYDGGSPSDLWAVRSVGIDPATGREVFLNKNGAQTFVHNFQDEVVVGNSEPDLDGIVGTNLFYKGFTASINLRYRIGGQAFMQTLYEKVENISTTGVALNQDRRALYDRWKKPGDNARFKAISRTESTPISSRFVADNDMLIGEAFSLGYENSTAAWLKSIRASSVTFRAYMNDIFHISTIKNERGIDYPFARSVSFSAAVRF comes from the coding sequence ATGAAGACCATCTTGTGTTTACTGCTCACTGGTTTTATGACTGTGAGTGCCACCACATACTCGCAGCAAATTACACTAAAGGGTGAAAATATACCTTTCGCCAGGGTAATTGAAGCCATCCGTAAGCAAAGTGGATATACTGTTTTTGGAGCAAAGCGATTATTTGATGCCGCAAAACCGGTTACCATCGATGCTAAAAACATGCCTGTGGCGCAGTTTTTAAAGAGAATTACAGAAAACCAGCCTGTCGAATTTACCATAGAGGACAGAACGATCTCGCTTACCGGCAAGGCTGAAGTGGCTCAGGTGCCAACCGCTATACAGCAGCATACCATTAGGGGTATTGTCCGGCACGCCGAGACTAAAGAACTCATGCCCGGGGTCACTATCGGTCTGAAAGGTACCGAAATTCGTACCCAGACAGACGGGAAGGGGCAATACCGGTTGGTCATTCCAGTATCGGACAAAAAGCAGACACTTGTTTTTAGTTACGTAGGGATGAAAAGACTGGAACTGGCCTATCAGAAGCAGGAACAGCTTGATGTAGACCTGCAGCCCGACGAGAATGCCATGGGAGAGGTGGTCATAACCGGTATCTATCAGCGGAATCGAGAGGTGCATACCGGCTCTTCCGTTACCTATAAGGCGAGAGACTTGCAAATTGTAGGTAACCAGAATATTCTCCAAAGCCTTAAGACCCTGGATCCGTCGTTTGCGATCGTAGAGAACAATACGTTTGGTTCCGACCCGAACCGGATGCCAGATATTGAAATCCGCGGCAAGAGCAGCGTAATTGGTCTGACCGATGAGTTCGCTTCTAATCCAAATCAGCCCCTTTTTATCCTCGACGGCTTTGAAAGCACGCTGGCCATCATTGCCGATTTAAGTATGGATCGTGTCGAAAGTATTACACTGCTCAAAGATGCCTCGGCCACCGCAATTTATGGTTCGAAGGCTGCTAACGGTGTTGTGGTCGTTGAAACGCGGCGGCCAACTCCAGGCCAATTGCGGGTAAATTATACCCTGAACGGTTCGGTTAGTTATGCTGATTTAACCGATTACAACCTCATGAACGCAGAAGAAAAGTTGCAGTTTGAGCTACTGTCGGGGTTCTACGGTTTACTCAATCAGGACGGAAACATTATCCTTGGAGCCAATCCGGCTAGCGAAGCCAACTATTACAACCGTTTAAAAGAGGTGCGTCGCGGCGTAAATACCTATTGGGCCAATGAACCGCTCAGAACGGCTTTAACACAGCGGCACACACTATTTGCTGAGGGTGGGGATGCAAGCTTGCGTTACAGCGCATCCTTTAACTACGGCCTCACGAAAGGTGTCATGGAAGGGTCAGACAGGCGAGCAACCAACGGTAATATCCGTTTGCTGTACAGAAAAGGTAACTTTTCGGTAAACAACTCACTGAGTATTGACAATGTGCTGGCGAATAAGGAATCTACCCCTTTTTCCGCTTTCTCGCGCGCCAATCCTTATTATCGCAAATATGACGAATCTGGTCGTGTAAACAAGGTGCTTGAAAATTTCCTTGCTTATGGAAACAGCAGTTTGGCACCCATCTATAGCCCTTTGTATGATCAAAGTAACCTGAATATCAACCAGGATGAATCTAATGGTTTCACCAATAACCTGGAGGCAGAATGGCGAATTGCCGAACCGCTTCGGGTACGTGGACGTTTTGGTCTCAGAAGTCTTTCTACGCACGGCGAGATTTTCCGTTCGCCTTTTAACGTGGGTTTTGAAAATACCGACGTTTTACAGCGGGGTACTTATGATGAGACGAACGGCAAAGACATTAATTATGATGGTGATCTGAGTCTGACCTTTGGAAAGCTCTTTTCCGGAAAGCATATGGTAAACGCCGTTGCCGGTAGTCGCATGCAGCAATATATCAGGAAAGAAAGCGCTTTTGGCGTAAGCGGATTTATTGATGACGAGTTCTCAAATCCAAATTTTGCTTTGGGCTATGTGGCAGGTCAGCGCGCTGGTTATCAGGAATCAAAACGCCGTGAGGCGAGCTTCTTCACCAATTTTGGTTATGCGTACGATCAGCGTTATCTCATCGACGCTACGATGCGTTCAGATGGTTCATCTGTTTATGGCTCGGAAAGACAATTTTCCACCATATGGTCGCTGGGATTAGGCTGGAACATCCATAATGAGCAACTGGTCAAAAACAGTTTCAACTGGATCAATCAGCTCCGCTTGCGCGGATCGGTCGGTAATCCTGGAAACCAGAACTTCGACGACTATATCTCTATGCGCATCTATCGGTACAATAATGAAAACCGGAACCCCTTTGGCGCAAGTACCATCATCAGTAATATGGGTAATAGAAACCTGCAGTGGCAGACCACGCTGGACCGAAATATTGGTATGGACATAGCTATGGGGGATAATCGCTTTCGTTTAACGGCCGATTACTTCATAAAAGATACTGACCCTTTACTCGTGTTCGTTAGCCTCCCTTCTTCAACAGGCGTATCCAGGGTTGCGCAAAACATTGGCGGCCAGGTTACGCGCGGCTTTACGGTAACGTCAGACTATACCCTGTTAAGACGCGAACAGTTCAATTGGCGCGTAAACCTGAATATGCGGCAGCTGAAGGCGGAGTACCGCAAAATGGGAAATCAGTTGAGCAACTTCAATGAAACGAACAGAAGCCGAAACCTGGTTCGTTACTACGACGGGGGAAGCCCTTCAGATCTATGGGCGGTGCGTTCTGTGGGTATCGACCCGGCTACCGGACGAGAGGTGTTTCTGAATAAGAACGGAGCACAAACCTTTGTACACAACTTCCAGGATGAGGTTGTTGTAGGTAACAGCGAGCCCGACCTCGATGGGATTGTGGGCACAAATCTTTTCTATAAAGGGTTTACAGCTTCCATCAACCTGAGGTACCGGATAGGTGGGCAGGCCTTCATGCAAACGTTGTACGAAAAAGTGGAGAACATTTCGACCACTGGGGTTGCTCTGAACCAGGATAGAAGGGCTTTGTACGACCGCTGGAAAAAGCCGGGAGATAACGCGCGCTTCAAAGCGATATCCCGTACAGAAAGTACACCGATCTCCTCACGCTTTGTTGCTGATAACGATATGCTGATCGGTGAAGCTTTTTCCCTGGGCTATGAGAACTCCACTGCAGCCTGGCTAAAGTCAATCCGCGCTTCCTCGGTAACATTCAGGGCGTATATGAACGATATTTTTCACATATCGACTATAAAGAACGAGCGGGGTATAGACTATCCCTTTGCACGCTCGGTGTCTTTTTCCGCAGCAGTTCGATTTTAA
- a CDS encoding RagB/SusD family nutrient uptake outer membrane protein, producing MKSIYKIKIGLFLFVLLSVSCSKWVDVKPTDRLGEDQLFLNKEGYLKALNGVYVEMTNTALYGQHLTAGTIDVLAQYYYLNSSVHPYQKYTIFTYTDADVKVTFDNAWRKAYELIANCNVILEKCGAAPSEVLPQPYFGIIKGEALALRAMLHLDMLRLFGPIYSETDKLKPAIPYVNKTGYEVSPLLGSEQFMLHVTEDLKAALDLLGSTDPIRTEGVRNGSNAAGPNDLYFRQYRLNYYAAKALLARAYLWQANKTEALTQAQELLAEVQTPTKTVFPFVTFAAATSVEKPDRMFSTEVMFSLYDIGRIQMYNRLFDVSLQVNSKLSFSAGDVNEQRVNSIYDDANDYRRRIWQSASTGTITATTNMKYADVPDAPGRYMIPLVRLSEVLLIAAECHPDLATGIAYLNQLRSARNCVNLAPADASALKLEIGKEYRREMIGEGQQFFFYKRNAYQTVPNHATVSINPAKTMVLTNYVVPLPDSETSQRY from the coding sequence ATGAAATCAATATATAAAATAAAAATAGGCCTCTTTTTGTTCGTGTTGCTGTCTGTATCCTGCAGCAAGTGGGTTGACGTGAAACCTACCGACAGACTAGGCGAAGATCAGCTCTTCTTAAATAAGGAGGGCTATCTAAAAGCACTTAACGGCGTATATGTGGAAATGACAAATACCGCTTTGTATGGGCAGCATTTGACTGCAGGAACAATCGATGTACTGGCACAGTACTACTATCTGAACAGTTCCGTGCATCCCTATCAGAAATACACAATCTTCACATATACCGACGCGGATGTAAAGGTAACTTTTGATAATGCCTGGCGTAAGGCCTACGAATTGATTGCAAATTGTAATGTAATTCTCGAGAAATGTGGTGCCGCGCCCAGCGAGGTATTGCCGCAGCCCTATTTTGGTATTATTAAAGGTGAAGCGCTCGCTCTTCGCGCTATGCTGCACCTGGACATGCTCCGGTTGTTCGGACCGATTTATTCTGAAACCGACAAGTTGAAGCCGGCGATCCCATATGTAAATAAAACGGGCTATGAGGTATCCCCACTGCTGGGCTCAGAGCAGTTTATGCTGCATGTGACGGAAGATCTGAAAGCGGCTTTGGATCTACTGGGGAGCACCGATCCCATCCGGACCGAGGGTGTAAGAAATGGTAGCAATGCCGCGGGGCCGAATGATTTATACTTTCGTCAGTATCGGCTAAATTATTATGCGGCCAAGGCGCTTCTCGCCCGGGCTTATTTATGGCAGGCCAATAAAACGGAGGCATTGACGCAGGCGCAGGAATTGCTGGCGGAAGTTCAGACGCCAACTAAAACTGTGTTTCCATTCGTCACTTTTGCAGCCGCAACGAGTGTAGAAAAACCCGACCGCATGTTTTCCACCGAGGTTATGTTTTCGCTATATGACATCGGGCGGATTCAAATGTACAACAGATTGTTTGATGTAAGCCTGCAGGTCAACAGCAAACTTTCTTTCAGCGCCGGGGACGTAAATGAGCAGCGGGTGAATTCTATTTATGATGACGCTAACGACTACCGCCGGAGAATCTGGCAAAGTGCATCTACTGGTACAATAACGGCTACCACGAACATGAAATATGCGGATGTGCCTGACGCACCCGGCCGCTATATGATCCCGCTCGTCCGTCTGTCGGAAGTGTTGCTGATCGCCGCGGAATGCCACCCAGATCTGGCAACCGGAATAGCTTACCTGAACCAATTACGTTCAGCCAGAAACTGTGTTAACCTGGCACCTGCTGATGCCAGCGCATTGAAACTGGAAATTGGTAAAGAATATAGACGGGAAATGATCGGGGAAGGGCAACAGTTCTTTTTCTATAAGCGAAACGCCTATCAGACAGTACCTAATCACGCTACCGTTTCCATCAATCCTGCAAAGACGATGGTATTGACCAATTATGTGGTTCCGCTACCAGACAGTGAAACATCTCAAAGATATTAA
- a CDS encoding DUF4843 domain-containing protein: protein MRRILIYMVLLQLAMVFASCEKEILPYKGKEGVYFAVQHGAQHLPNSWPFQPYSDVDFVRIGKNTVDFTIKVMITGPVKDYERTFKMEVNPDSTTAIAGKHYEAVKSDWTIPAGSVSANVTVRLNRTPDLEEKPVTLGLKLIETEDFALSFPEWDAIPGLDAGTVVKEFDAGLHTLRINDVMIQPAVWSGSIQPGNRESGLFGVFTRKKMEFLSENLGLTYEDFSSTTTMPMARMFLVANDATAILIKRFNEKNPVLEDDGRLMWMGSVPWTSIIGVPWVPGP, encoded by the coding sequence ATGAGAAGAATATTAATTTATATGGTACTTCTCCAGCTCGCAATGGTTTTTGCAAGCTGTGAAAAGGAAATTTTGCCCTACAAGGGTAAGGAGGGCGTGTATTTTGCCGTACAACATGGTGCTCAACATTTACCTAATTCCTGGCCTTTCCAGCCTTACAGTGATGTAGATTTCGTCAGGATAGGCAAGAACACGGTCGATTTCACTATTAAGGTCATGATCACTGGACCTGTGAAGGATTATGAGCGGACATTCAAGATGGAAGTGAATCCCGACTCCACTACCGCTATCGCCGGAAAGCATTATGAAGCAGTAAAGTCAGACTGGACTATTCCGGCCGGCTCAGTGTCTGCAAATGTAACGGTTCGGCTGAACCGAACTCCAGATCTGGAAGAAAAGCCGGTGACCCTGGGTTTGAAACTTATCGAAACAGAAGATTTTGCACTCTCTTTCCCGGAGTGGGATGCAATTCCAGGTCTTGATGCAGGAACGGTAGTAAAAGAATTTGATGCCGGCCTCCATACCTTAAGGATCAACGATGTGATGATCCAGCCAGCGGTATGGTCTGGTTCAATACAGCCAGGAAATCGAGAGTCGGGCTTGTTCGGCGTGTTTACCAGAAAGAAAATGGAGTTTTTATCGGAAAACCTGGGCTTAACCTACGAGGATTTTTCGAGCACAACAACGATGCCGATGGCTCGTATGTTTCTCGTAGCTAACGATGCTACGGCAATTCTGATAAAGCGCTTTAACGAAAAAAACCCTGTGCTCGAAGACGATGGCCGCTTGATGTGGATGGGCTCCGTGCCCTGGACATCCATCATAGGCGTTCCCTGGGTACCTGGTCCTTAG
- a CDS encoding PKD-like family lipoprotein, with product MKIHHYILALFSILLVGSCSKDLGSYAYENINELTIKGVSNEYFVRTGIDTLRIQPTIAASMDESDTSRYSYLWILKTGSLTFDTIGHHKNLAYPVRLNAVPYDLFYRVLDSKTGVTWIANSKIIVSTPYSRGFLIMGEDEEGFAEAEMLSMLTDTVHIKQILSKSGLPRLREPVSMVHTGGSELYVRLWAMTKTGSYYFNRATMESTASNNLSRLAYVSEALDAETLHPVVVAPQIRTAAGAIGSSLYRAMITKGGDVFASVPLLMGGDFYNNPINRIATAQEVRIPAAPYIMYPINSMNSIMWYDTQNDRFMNFASIGVGTASTVLSDASGSIFPWNQPAGRTLVYAENTRNTDGGSTNGNSFTIMKDADNTCHIYKFYANGTNPAKRGFYTVKSTATDFHKADFYAFSSNRSVVFYAVGNRLYAYDYNPGFEKNYTISNVGADQITMLKFDTQIDHLTNSLYVATYNSATKGTLRRFRVGTDPNTVELTIQDNSTWTGLVKVKDINWRAAN from the coding sequence ATGAAAATACACCACTATATCTTAGCTCTGTTCTCAATCCTGCTGGTCGGCTCATGCAGTAAGGACTTGGGCAGTTACGCGTACGAAAATATCAACGAATTAACTATTAAAGGGGTCAGCAACGAATACTTCGTGCGTACCGGAATAGACACGCTTCGCATCCAGCCCACCATAGCGGCAAGCATGGATGAGTCGGATACGTCGCGCTACAGCTACCTCTGGATTTTAAAAACCGGATCGCTTACTTTTGACACAATCGGTCATCACAAGAACCTGGCTTATCCGGTACGTCTAAACGCAGTTCCGTATGATCTGTTTTATCGGGTACTCGACAGCAAAACCGGGGTTACCTGGATAGCCAATAGCAAGATCATTGTTAGTACTCCATACTCCCGGGGTTTCCTCATTATGGGTGAAGATGAAGAAGGGTTTGCAGAAGCTGAAATGCTTTCTATGCTTACGGACACAGTCCATATCAAACAAATTTTGTCTAAGTCAGGTTTGCCTCGCCTTCGGGAACCGGTTAGTATGGTGCATACGGGTGGCAGCGAGTTGTATGTGAGGCTTTGGGCTATGACGAAAACGGGTTCATACTATTTTAACCGGGCCACTATGGAATCTACCGCTAGTAATAACCTAAGTAGGTTAGCCTATGTGTCGGAAGCTCTTGATGCGGAAACGCTTCATCCAGTTGTTGTTGCTCCCCAGATCCGCACCGCCGCGGGTGCTATCGGCAGCAGCCTGTACCGGGCCATGATAACTAAGGGAGGGGATGTGTTTGCGAGTGTGCCCTTGTTGATGGGTGGGGACTTTTACAACAACCCTATAAACCGCATTGCAACGGCGCAAGAGGTCAGAATACCAGCGGCTCCATACATCATGTATCCGATAAACAGTATGAATTCGATCATGTGGTACGATACGCAGAACGATCGCTTCATGAATTTTGCAAGTATTGGTGTAGGTACGGCTTCTACAGTACTAAGTGATGCTTCAGGTAGTATTTTCCCATGGAACCAGCCGGCAGGCAGGACACTTGTTTATGCAGAAAATACACGCAATACTGATGGTGGTTCAACGAATGGTAATTCGTTCACAATTATGAAAGATGCGGATAATACATGTCATATTTATAAGTTTTATGCAAATGGCACTAATCCTGCAAAACGCGGCTTTTATACCGTCAAGTCTACCGCGACCGACTTTCACAAGGCCGATTTTTACGCTTTCTCGTCTAATCGCAGCGTTGTGTTTTATGCGGTGGGCAACCGCCTTTATGCCTACGATTATAATCCCGGGTTTGAGAAAAATTATACCATATCGAATGTCGGTGCAGATCAGATCACTATGCTCAAGTTTGATACTCAGATCGACCATCTGACCAACAGCCTTTACGTGGCAACCTATAATAGTGCGACTAAAGGCACCTTGCGCCGCTTCAGGGTAGGTACCGATCCAAATACTGTGGAGCTGACGATTCAGGACAACAGCACATGGACCGGCCTCGTGAAGGTTAAAGATATCAACTGGCGTGCAGCCAACTAA
- a CDS encoding TlpA disulfide reductase family protein, producing the protein MNLTSIKTILALAILPIAGFSQGGNFSIEGQVSAKHNGKFVKLYYSENETKKVDSAAVQSGKFTLQGNVKSPTAAKIGFGDQDAGDNIDVFLSEGTIRLKAKDSIHYADIRGTKLAESHERLARQLRPADDKFVRGLITFRDMPKGPEKDAYLTSLMAGFDEYNLRKREIVHQFVSENPASYVSLYYLDKSAQGRIANYETTFPLYNKLSPELKATPLGKQLGERLMAAKGALTGEPYKDFVSTTPEGKQLSLKEIVSKNKYTLVDFWASWCGPCRKENPHVVKTFNAFREKGFTVLSVSLDDNADKWKEAIEKDGMPWYHVSSLKGWKEPAAALYNVRAIPQNVLVDSEGKIVATNLRAETLFNKVQQLLN; encoded by the coding sequence ATGAATTTAACAAGTATCAAAACTATCCTTGCACTAGCCATATTGCCAATCGCCGGGTTTAGCCAGGGCGGCAACTTTTCCATAGAAGGGCAGGTAAGCGCGAAACACAATGGCAAATTCGTTAAGTTGTACTACAGCGAGAATGAGACAAAAAAAGTTGACAGTGCAGCCGTTCAAAGCGGTAAGTTTACTTTACAGGGCAATGTTAAATCGCCAACAGCTGCTAAAATAGGGTTTGGCGATCAAGACGCAGGAGACAATATAGACGTGTTCCTATCGGAGGGAACCATCCGCCTAAAGGCAAAAGACTCTATTCATTATGCGGACATCCGCGGAACAAAGCTTGCCGAAAGCCATGAGCGCCTGGCGCGACAGCTACGTCCTGCAGACGACAAATTTGTCAGGGGTCTGATTACTTTCAGAGATATGCCTAAAGGCCCTGAAAAGGATGCGTATTTGACATCATTAATGGCGGGCTTCGACGAGTATAATCTTCGGAAACGGGAAATAGTACATCAATTTGTTAGTGAAAACCCGGCGTCTTATGTATCGCTGTATTATCTGGACAAAAGTGCTCAAGGCCGGATTGCAAATTACGAGACAACTTTTCCGCTTTATAATAAGCTTAGTCCGGAACTTAAAGCAACGCCTTTGGGCAAACAACTGGGGGAACGCCTTATGGCTGCGAAGGGTGCTTTGACAGGAGAACCTTACAAAGATTTCGTTTCGACAACCCCCGAAGGCAAGCAGCTTAGCCTAAAGGAGATCGTAAGTAAAAACAAGTATACGCTTGTTGATTTCTGGGCCAGCTGGTGTGGCCCGTGCAGAAAGGAGAATCCACATGTAGTTAAAACGTTCAACGCTTTTCGCGAGAAAGGTTTTACCGTACTAAGTGTTTCACTTGATGACAACGCAGATAAGTGGAAAGAAGCGATCGAGAAAGACGGAATGCCCTGGTACCATGTGTCTAGCCTGAAGGGCTGGAAAGAGCCGGCGGCTGCGCTCTATAATGTTCGCGCAATCCCACAGAATGTGCTGGTAGACAGCGAGGGGAAAATAGTAGCCACTAACTTGAGGGCAGAGACGCTTTTTAATAAGGTGCAGCAATTATTAAATTAG